The Chryseolinea soli genome contains a region encoding:
- a CDS encoding homoserine dehydrogenase, producing the protein MSAEKNNTSHTKHRHLKLGLFGFGCVGQGLYHVLDETPGIKAEIKRICVKHKNKTRPLSEDLFTFSKEDILNDPDIDVVVELIDDAKAAFDIVKTALQNGKAVVTANKKMLAEHLEEIYQLQQQYGKPVLYEGAVCGAIPIIRNLEEYYDNDLLTGIEGIFNGSTNYILTKVFEERKSYGDALQKAQELGFAESDPSLDVKGFDPKFKLVVAIAHTFGVFVKPEEVINIGIDRISDLDLKFARDNGYGIKLIARAFKVENKVFGFVAPQFIESTHPLYAVRNEYNAVQVQSAFAEQQLFVGKGAGSYPTGSAVLSDISALTYDYQYEYKKLHQPHDLKFTNRLTVEAFVSFDEGTAISMSDFEQFQSGYASHGKQYMVGKVSLEKLQEWSGWDGVGVILAPNATLTPQKEVAKSFSLAS; encoded by the coding sequence ATGTCAGCAGAAAAGAACAACACCTCACACACCAAACATCGTCACCTCAAGCTGGGCCTCTTCGGTTTTGGCTGCGTGGGCCAGGGATTGTATCACGTATTGGACGAAACGCCCGGCATTAAAGCAGAGATCAAACGCATTTGCGTAAAACATAAAAATAAAACACGACCGCTGTCGGAAGACCTGTTCACCTTTAGCAAAGAAGACATCCTCAACGATCCGGACATCGACGTGGTGGTAGAGTTGATCGACGATGCCAAGGCTGCTTTTGACATTGTGAAAACCGCGTTGCAAAACGGCAAAGCCGTTGTGACCGCCAACAAGAAAATGCTGGCCGAACATCTGGAAGAGATCTACCAGCTTCAGCAGCAATATGGCAAGCCGGTGTTGTATGAAGGAGCCGTTTGCGGCGCCATCCCCATCATCCGGAACCTCGAAGAATATTACGACAACGATTTGCTCACGGGCATCGAAGGTATCTTCAACGGCTCGACCAACTACATCCTCACCAAAGTTTTTGAAGAACGCAAAAGCTATGGCGACGCGTTGCAGAAAGCACAAGAGCTTGGCTTTGCCGAATCCGATCCCAGTCTCGACGTGAAAGGTTTCGACCCCAAGTTCAAGCTGGTGGTGGCCATTGCGCACACGTTCGGTGTGTTTGTGAAACCGGAGGAGGTCATCAACATCGGGATCGATCGCATCTCTGATCTTGATTTGAAATTTGCCCGCGACAACGGCTACGGCATCAAACTGATCGCCCGTGCCTTTAAAGTGGAGAATAAGGTATTTGGTTTCGTTGCACCCCAGTTCATCGAGTCCACGCATCCCTTATACGCCGTTCGCAACGAATACAACGCCGTGCAAGTGCAAAGCGCTTTTGCTGAGCAACAACTCTTCGTCGGTAAGGGGGCAGGAAGCTACCCCACAGGTTCTGCGGTATTGTCCGATATCTCGGCGCTCACCTACGACTATCAATACGAATACAAAAAGCTCCACCAGCCACACGATCTCAAATTCACGAACCGTCTCACCGTCGAGGCTTTTGTGAGCTTTGATGAAGGAACGGCGATCTCCATGAGCGACTTCGAGCAATTCCAGTCCGGCTATGCCTCGCATGGCAAACAGTACATGGTGGGCAAAGTGAGCCTGGAGAAATTGCAGGAATGGTCGGGTTGGGATGGTGTAGGCGTCATTCTCGCACCCAATGCTACGCTCACGCCGCAAAAAGAAGTGGCGAAATCTTTCAGCCTGGCATCCTAA
- a CDS encoding homoserine O-acetyltransferase family protein yields the protein MEKNDQTFHYQKKFELESGSTLPGFQLKYSTLGKLNADRSNVVWVCHALTGSADFTDWWSGLFNEGRFFDPRQYFIICANVLGGCYGSTGHLSLNPETGKPYYHTFPTLTNRDVVQAFDLLRQSLGIEQVHTLIGGSLGGQQVLEWAVQQPDVFQHIIPIATNAVHSPWGIAFNEAQRMAIEADATWKENDHRAGTEGLKAARAIGMISYRYYDTYGQTQAEKSDEKIDDFRAATYQRYQGQKLANRFNAFTYYSLSRMMDSQNVGRNRGGLVAALKSIKARTLVVGIDSDILFPLSEQKFLTENIPNARLEVMTSLYGHDGFLVEFEQLSSHIKKFFLEDLVPVEVKVR from the coding sequence ATGGAAAAGAACGATCAAACCTTTCATTATCAGAAAAAATTTGAACTGGAATCGGGCAGCACATTGCCGGGCTTCCAGCTCAAATACTCCACGCTCGGCAAGCTCAATGCCGACCGCAGCAATGTGGTCTGGGTTTGCCATGCCTTGACGGGCAGCGCCGACTTCACCGACTGGTGGAGCGGACTTTTCAATGAAGGGAGATTCTTCGATCCACGCCAATATTTTATTATTTGTGCCAACGTGCTGGGCGGATGCTACGGCTCCACCGGCCACCTGTCGCTGAACCCTGAAACGGGCAAGCCCTATTATCACACCTTTCCTACGCTGACCAACCGCGATGTGGTGCAGGCCTTTGATTTGCTTCGCCAGTCCCTCGGCATCGAGCAAGTGCACACACTCATCGGGGGATCGTTGGGCGGACAGCAGGTGTTGGAGTGGGCTGTGCAGCAACCCGATGTTTTTCAACACATCATTCCCATCGCCACAAATGCCGTGCACTCACCCTGGGGCATCGCCTTCAATGAAGCACAGCGCATGGCCATCGAAGCCGATGCTACCTGGAAAGAGAACGATCATCGCGCCGGCACCGAAGGCTTGAAAGCCGCCCGCGCGATCGGCATGATCTCGTATCGCTATTATGATACCTATGGCCAGACACAAGCCGAGAAAAGCGACGAGAAGATAGACGATTTCAGAGCGGCCACTTACCAGCGCTATCAGGGCCAAAAGCTGGCCAACCGTTTCAACGCGTTCACCTATTACAGCCTCTCCCGGATGATGGACAGTCAGAACGTGGGGCGCAACCGCGGGGGCCTTGTAGCCGCATTGAAGTCCATCAAAGCAAGAACACTCGTCGTGGGCATCGATTCCGATATTTTGTTTCCGCTAAGCGAACAAAAATTCCTTACCGAGAACATTCCCAATGCCCGACTGGAAGTGATGACTTCCCTTTACGGCCACGACGGTTTTTTGGTCGAGTTTGAACAATTGAGCAGTCACATAAAAAAATTCTTCCTCGAAGACCTCGTCCCGGTGGAAGTAAAGGTCCGATAA
- a CDS encoding O-acetylhomoserine aminocarboxypropyltransferase/cysteine synthase family protein, with translation MSNLHFETLQLHAGQEIDPTTRSRAVPIYQTTSYTFRDSEHGANLFALKEFGNIYTRIMNPTTDVFEKRIAALEGGVAALATGSGQASQFLALNNILQSGDNFVSTTFLYGGTYNQFKVAFKRLGIDVRFAEGDKPEAFEKHIDKKTKAIYLETIGNPGFNIPDFEAIAALAKKHDLPLIVDNTFGAAGYLFRPIEHGANVVVESATKWIGGHGTSIGGVIIDGGNYNWANGKFPQFTEPSEGYHGLKFWDVFGEGNPLGLPNIAFIIRARVEGLRDFGPSLAPFNSFLLLQGLETLSLRVQRSVDNALALAKWLEKHELVESVNYPGLESSPYHKLAKKYLRNGFGGVFSFTLKGTKQHTTKFVDHLKLVSHLANVGDAKTLIIQPSATTHQQLSDEEQIASGVVPNLLRISAGIEHIDDIKADLQQAFEKVFEGELVS, from the coding sequence ATGTCAAATTTACATTTCGAAACCCTTCAATTGCACGCCGGCCAGGAAATCGATCCCACCACCCGCTCCCGTGCCGTACCCATCTATCAAACCACTTCTTATACGTTCAGAGATTCGGAACATGGCGCCAACCTGTTTGCCCTGAAAGAATTCGGCAACATCTACACCCGCATCATGAACCCCACCACCGACGTGTTCGAGAAGCGCATCGCCGCGCTGGAAGGTGGCGTGGCCGCGTTGGCCACCGGTTCCGGACAAGCTTCACAGTTCCTGGCACTCAATAACATTTTGCAATCGGGCGACAACTTTGTGTCCACTACATTTTTGTATGGCGGCACCTACAACCAATTCAAAGTCGCCTTCAAACGCCTCGGCATCGATGTGCGTTTTGCCGAGGGCGACAAGCCCGAAGCCTTCGAAAAACACATCGACAAAAAAACGAAAGCCATCTACCTGGAAACCATCGGCAACCCGGGCTTCAACATTCCCGATTTTGAGGCCATTGCCGCACTGGCGAAAAAGCATGATCTGCCCCTGATCGTCGACAACACCTTTGGTGCGGCCGGATACCTCTTCCGCCCCATCGAGCACGGCGCCAACGTCGTGGTGGAGTCCGCCACGAAATGGATCGGCGGCCACGGCACGTCTATTGGCGGGGTGATCATCGACGGTGGAAACTACAACTGGGCGAATGGAAAATTCCCCCAATTCACAGAGCCCTCCGAAGGCTATCACGGCTTGAAGTTCTGGGACGTATTCGGTGAAGGCAATCCGCTGGGCCTGCCCAACATCGCATTCATCATCCGCGCCCGCGTGGAGGGCTTGCGTGATTTCGGACCCTCGCTGGCACCATTCAATTCCTTCCTGCTGTTGCAAGGACTGGAAACCTTGTCACTGCGCGTTCAACGTTCGGTCGACAATGCGCTGGCGCTGGCGAAATGGTTGGAGAAGCACGAGTTGGTGGAGAGCGTGAACTATCCCGGGCTCGAAAGCAGTCCCTATCACAAGCTGGCAAAAAAATACCTGCGCAACGGCTTCGGCGGCGTGTTCTCATTCACACTGAAAGGCACGAAGCAGCACACCACGAAATTTGTTGATCACCTGAAACTGGTGAGCCACCTGGCCAATGTGGGCGATGCGAAAACGCTGATCATTCAACCGTCGGCTACCACGCACCAACAATTGAGCGACGAAGAACAGATCGCATCGGGTGTAGTGCCCAACCTGCTTCGCATTTCGGCCGGCATCGAACACATCGATGACATCAAGGCGGATCTCCAGCAGGCATTTGAAAAAGTTTTTGAAGGCGAATTAGTATCCTAG
- a CDS encoding DinB family protein → MQNELPHLAILIKRSFEKHAWHGPSVKESLENVTPELAQKKIPGTHSIIELVAHMTSWRMFVVKRLQGDADFKVSDEANFPAATDWVATLNALEESQRQLMDALKSFPEHKLHETVPNASAPYSFYILLHGIVHHDLYHTGQIMLIRRAAL, encoded by the coding sequence ATGCAAAACGAACTACCCCATCTCGCGATCCTCATCAAGCGCTCCTTCGAAAAGCACGCATGGCACGGACCTTCCGTAAAAGAATCCCTGGAAAACGTCACGCCGGAACTGGCACAAAAGAAAATCCCGGGAACCCACAGCATCATCGAGCTGGTGGCGCACATGACGTCGTGGAGAATGTTCGTTGTCAAACGCCTTCAAGGCGACGCCGATTTTAAAGTCTCAGACGAAGCCAACTTTCCGGCCGCTACCGATTGGGTTGCCACCCTCAACGCCTTGGAGGAAAGTCAACGCCAACTCATGGACGCCCTCAAGTCCTTTCCCGAGCACAAACTGCACGAAACCGTGCCCAATGCATCGGCTCCCTATTCGTTTTATATCCTCCTCCACGGCATCGTGCACCACGATTTATACCACACCGGGCAGATCATGCTCATCCGGAGGGCAGCGCTATAA
- a CDS encoding type II toxin-antitoxin system HigB family toxin — MKVHLIRKETIRKFVEENARSRSSFELWLTAIKFADWAIPADIKKTFGAVDVLGKGCSRVVFDIAGNAYRMICKYAFGETQVHLFICWIGTHAEYSALCNKGDQYTVNQY; from the coding sequence ATGAAGGTTCATTTGATCAGGAAAGAGACCATCCGGAAATTTGTGGAAGAAAATGCCAGGAGCCGGTCTTCCTTTGAGTTATGGTTAACGGCTATCAAATTTGCCGATTGGGCGATCCCGGCCGATATAAAGAAAACATTCGGGGCGGTCGATGTTTTGGGCAAGGGTTGTAGCCGGGTGGTGTTCGATATTGCGGGAAATGCCTACCGGATGATTTGTAAATATGCTTTCGGGGAAACCCAGGTTCATTTGTTTATCTGTTGGATAGGAACGCATGCAGAATATTCTGCATTATGTAACAAGGGAGATCAATACACTGTAAATCAGTATTAA
- a CDS encoding helix-turn-helix domain-containing protein — protein MALKYKVIKSKRQYYEYADILEELVSSPSKSKMFKDEIELLTLLIEKWDEKHNALLDADPIALLHGLLEQHDLKAKDLVEILDVSKGLISDILNYKKGLSKEIIRKLADHFKVSQEAFNRPYKLKLQKTQRATAVGLRYS, from the coding sequence ATGGCACTCAAATACAAAGTGATAAAATCCAAACGGCAGTACTACGAATATGCCGACATTCTCGAAGAACTTGTTTCGAGTCCTTCCAAGAGCAAGATGTTCAAGGATGAAATTGAATTGCTGACCCTTTTGATCGAGAAGTGGGATGAAAAACACAATGCGCTTCTCGATGCGGATCCGATCGCCTTGCTGCATGGTTTGCTGGAGCAACATGATCTGAAGGCAAAAGACCTCGTGGAGATCCTCGATGTGAGCAAGGGATTGATCTCCGATATTCTGAACTACAAAAAAGGACTTTCCAAAGAGATCATCCGCAAGCTGGCCGATCACTTTAAAGTTTCGCAGGAGGCTTTTAACAGGCCTTATAAATTGAAATTGCAAAAAACGCAGCGGGCAACTGCGGTTGGGTTACGATATTCCTGA
- the fabG gene encoding 3-oxoacyl-[acyl-carrier-protein] reductase, with translation MKLLQGKTALVTGASKGIGRSIALRYAEQGANVAFTYLSSVEQGQALEAELSSKGVKAKGYRSDASDYAQAEKLVNDVIADFGSLDVLINNAGITQDTLLLRMNEEMWDKVIAVNLKSCFNTVKAATKQMMKQKKGSIINMTSVVGIKGNAGQANYAASKAGIIGFTKSVALELGSRGIRSNAIAPGFIETEMTGKLDEKTVQTWRDAIPLKRGGRPEDVADACVFLGSDMSSYISGQVLQVDGGMLT, from the coding sequence ATGAAACTGCTACAAGGAAAAACCGCCCTCGTCACCGGGGCCTCCAAGGGAATTGGACGATCTATTGCCTTACGATATGCCGAACAAGGCGCCAACGTGGCCTTCACCTACCTCTCCAGCGTAGAGCAAGGTCAGGCCCTGGAAGCTGAGCTCTCCAGCAAAGGTGTGAAAGCCAAAGGCTACCGCTCCGATGCCTCCGACTACGCCCAGGCCGAAAAACTGGTCAACGACGTCATTGCCGACTTCGGCTCACTGGACGTGCTCATCAACAACGCCGGCATCACCCAGGACACCCTGTTGCTCCGCATGAACGAGGAAATGTGGGACAAAGTCATCGCCGTAAACCTCAAGTCCTGCTTCAACACCGTGAAAGCGGCCACCAAGCAAATGATGAAGCAAAAAAAGGGCTCCATTATTAATATGACCTCCGTAGTCGGCATCAAAGGCAACGCCGGCCAGGCCAACTATGCCGCCTCCAAGGCGGGCATCATCGGCTTCACCAAGTCGGTGGCACTGGAACTGGGCTCGCGAGGCATCCGTTCCAACGCGATAGCACCGGGTTTTATTGAAACCGAAATGACCGGCAAGCTGGACGAAAAAACCGTTCAAACCTGGCGCGACGCCATCCCGCTGAAACGCGGCGGCCGCCCCGAAGACGTCGCCGATGCTTGCGTGTTTTTGGGATCGGATATGTCTTCTTATATATCCGGACAAGTGCTGCAAGTGGATGGTGGCATGCTGACGTAA
- the lpdA gene encoding dihydrolipoyl dehydrogenase yields the protein MSKYDLIVIGSGPGGYVAAIRASQLGLKVGVVEKAELGGICLNWGCIPTKALLKSANVFEYIKHAKDYGIEVKDSSADLTGMVKRSREVAAGMSKGVQFLFKKNKIDQLLGFGKLKKGGKVEVTDAEGKKTEYEAKHIIVATGGRSRELPSMKIDGKKIIGYREAMILDKLPKKLLVVGSGAIGVEFAYFYSTLGSEVTIVEFLPRVVPVEDEEVSKALDKSFKKAGMKIYVNSEVTKVDTSGAGCVATVKTPDGEIKIEADIVLSAVGVATNLEGIGLEEVGVKTDKGRVVVDDFYKTNVPGVYAIGDIVKGPALAHVASAEGIICVEKIAGQNPEPLNYNNLPGCTYCSPEIASVGLTEEAAKKAGYEIKVGKFPFTASGKAKAAGAPDGFVKLIFDAKYGEWLGAHFIGANVTEMIGEVVVARKLETTGHEIIKSVHPHPTMSEAIMEAAAAAYGEVIHL from the coding sequence ATGTCAAAATATGATCTGATCGTGATCGGCAGTGGCCCAGGCGGTTACGTGGCGGCTATCCGGGCCTCTCAGCTGGGCCTCAAAGTGGGCGTGGTGGAGAAGGCGGAACTGGGCGGCATATGCCTCAACTGGGGATGTATCCCCACCAAGGCATTGTTGAAAAGTGCCAATGTTTTTGAATACATCAAGCATGCAAAAGATTATGGAATAGAGGTGAAAGACTCCAGTGCCGACCTGACCGGTATGGTGAAGCGCAGTCGCGAGGTGGCGGCCGGCATGAGCAAGGGTGTGCAGTTCCTTTTTAAGAAAAATAAGATTGATCAACTGCTTGGCTTCGGGAAACTGAAAAAGGGCGGTAAAGTGGAAGTTACGGATGCCGAAGGCAAGAAGACCGAATACGAGGCCAAACACATTATTGTCGCCACCGGCGGCCGCTCGCGCGAATTGCCCAGCATGAAAATCGACGGCAAGAAAATTATCGGCTATCGCGAAGCGATGATCCTCGATAAACTGCCTAAAAAGTTATTGGTAGTGGGCAGCGGTGCCATTGGCGTGGAGTTCGCCTACTTCTATAGCACCCTCGGTTCGGAAGTAACGATCGTGGAGTTCCTGCCCCGCGTCGTGCCCGTGGAGGACGAAGAAGTGTCGAAGGCCTTGGATAAATCGTTCAAGAAGGCGGGCATGAAGATCTATGTGAATTCCGAAGTAACGAAAGTAGACACTTCCGGCGCCGGTTGTGTAGCTACGGTGAAGACCCCTGATGGTGAGATCAAGATCGAGGCCGACATCGTGCTTTCTGCTGTGGGTGTGGCCACCAACCTGGAGGGTATTGGCCTGGAAGAAGTGGGCGTGAAGACCGACAAAGGTCGTGTAGTGGTGGATGATTTTTACAAGACCAACGTGCCCGGTGTGTATGCCATCGGCGACATCGTGAAAGGTCCTGCCCTGGCACACGTGGCTTCTGCTGAAGGCATTATTTGCGTGGAGAAAATCGCCGGGCAGAATCCCGAGCCTTTGAATTATAACAACCTTCCGGGATGTACCTATTGCTCGCCGGAGATCGCCTCTGTGGGCTTGACGGAAGAAGCCGCCAAAAAGGCGGGCTATGAAATCAAAGTGGGCAAGTTTCCCTTCACGGCCTCCGGCAAAGCGAAAGCAGCCGGTGCTCCCGACGGTTTTGTGAAACTGATCTTCGATGCCAAATATGGCGAATGGCTGGGCGCACACTTCATCGGTGCCAACGTAACGGAAATGATTGGCGAAGTGGTTGTGGCCCGCAAGCTGGAGACCACAGGTCATGAGATCATCAAGTCCGTTCACCCGCACCCTACCATGAGTGAAGCGATCATGGAAGCTGCCGCCGCCGCGTATGGCGAGGTGATCCACTTGTAA
- a CDS encoding acyltransferase family protein: MQKYPSINGLRAISILLVLLGHLHVTSSIFQVWKEDNRLLNLVKYFLLNHHFGVNVFFVVSGFLITSLLLDEEQRTRTISFKKFYIRRTLRIFPAYYFVLLVYFLLQLGGYFHFNTLSWITSLTFTKQFYSHDWQTGHFWSLSVEEIFYLFWPLVFVAGDRFRKRTAILLIVLVPLMRIVFHFYPTEWRNDLTLFTRIDGIALGCLVALYKEEILAKLSAYWTAVFIFAAAALLVLPDVRFHLAKIGLEFILIPLGTTYGSIANVLIALILLYSVFGPQRLWFRMLNSRVMDYVGMLSYSIYLWQEFFIWGREGHKDWIHQFPQNIVFTFLAAMGSYYLIEKPFLRLKAKFSSDAAPTGKTVQVAEAP; this comes from the coding sequence ATGCAGAAATATCCCAGTATCAACGGACTTCGCGCGATCAGTATTTTGCTGGTCTTATTGGGGCACCTGCACGTGACCAGCAGCATTTTCCAGGTCTGGAAGGAAGACAACCGGTTGCTGAACCTGGTGAAATATTTTCTATTGAACCATCATTTTGGGGTGAATGTGTTTTTCGTTGTGTCGGGTTTTCTCATCACCAGCTTGCTGCTCGACGAGGAACAACGGACGAGAACCATCTCTTTTAAAAAATTCTACATCCGGAGAACCTTACGGATATTCCCGGCCTATTACTTTGTTCTGCTGGTTTACTTTCTGCTTCAGTTGGGCGGGTATTTTCATTTTAACACTTTGTCCTGGATAACGTCGCTGACCTTCACCAAACAATTCTATAGCCACGACTGGCAGACGGGCCACTTTTGGTCGCTGAGTGTGGAGGAGATTTTCTATTTGTTCTGGCCCCTGGTTTTTGTGGCCGGCGACCGGTTCAGAAAACGAACGGCTATCCTCCTCATCGTTCTTGTGCCGTTGATGCGGATCGTGTTTCATTTTTATCCCACGGAGTGGCGGAACGACTTAACGCTTTTTACACGAATCGATGGCATTGCCCTCGGTTGCCTGGTCGCCTTGTACAAGGAAGAGATCCTGGCGAAACTGAGTGCCTACTGGACCGCCGTTTTTATTTTCGCCGCTGCTGCGCTGCTCGTATTGCCCGATGTCCGCTTTCACCTGGCCAAGATCGGGTTGGAATTTATTCTTATTCCCCTGGGAACAACATATGGGAGCATCGCGAATGTGCTCATTGCGCTCATCCTCCTGTATTCCGTGTTTGGCCCCCAACGACTTTGGTTTAGGATGCTCAATAGCCGCGTCATGGACTACGTCGGCATGTTATCGTACAGCATTTATTTGTGGCAGGAATTTTTTATATGGGGGAGGGAAGGACACAAGGATTGGATTCACCAATTCCCACAAAATATCGTATTCACATTCCTGGCAGCCATGGGTTCGTATTACCTGATTGAGAAACCGTTCCTTCGCCTGAAGGCGAAATTCTCGTCGGATGCAGCCCCGACGGGAAAAACTGTTCAGGTGGCAGAAGCTCCCTGA